From one Peptoniphilaceae bacterium AMB_02 genomic stretch:
- a CDS encoding phage/plasmid primase, P4 family, with amino-acid sequence MYVEFKPGEKFSNNLSDISDDHSAFADAGRLLDDNDYVIDIDNLPKEIIKKLIITFDIKTQTVWTERGCHLYFKKPEGFRRGANRVSPLGFEYEIKHKGNTKAVTIKRNGKLREIENEGIRESAPFIFTSNKKFEVLFGMDEGDGRNNALFRLRNQLAGQKDWRKVLTFVNDNIFSAPLSEEELTILTREMVVTAEKDNEYEVANWLMKEMDFLQYGERYYFKVDGEYSHEESLLRQLVYKSVGSQKTRYVDEVIKQMEYRCRKIPQDTVFNIKFNNGYLRDGEFKDIIVDDFTPYNIDIDYDNEAKPVEIVDEYINKLTNSDEDYRNLLLEILGHTLVVDPEFKRMLAKFFIFIGDGGNGKGTLLQIIKTILGSKNVTGLGIKELSDERYLTSFKGMLANLGDDIQDQAINDKDMKMLKNISTCDFISTRELYKSAESMYFTGSLIFTSNHILKSWEKGKSYKRRVLWLPMYTKVEKKDPLFITKLTTPEALEYWMRLIVEGYKRLYENGDFTESEIVNIFNESYHRENNPALDYIEGRTMEDFEDKPLADIYRDYQDWCEDNAVDYNANMISNIMTNHFGLQKKVKWLNGKSIRCFTND; translated from the coding sequence AAACAGTGTGGACAGAAAGAGGTTGTCACCTCTACTTCAAGAAACCAGAAGGCTTTAGACGTGGTGCGAATAGAGTGTCGCCACTTGGATTTGAGTATGAGATAAAACACAAAGGGAACACAAAAGCAGTAACGATAAAACGTAATGGGAAACTTAGAGAGATAGAAAATGAAGGCATTAGAGAAAGTGCACCTTTTATATTTACATCGAATAAAAAGTTTGAGGTCTTATTCGGAATGGATGAAGGTGATGGTCGAAACAATGCTTTATTTAGATTAAGAAATCAGTTAGCCGGACAAAAGGACTGGAGAAAGGTTTTAACGTTTGTAAATGACAATATCTTTAGTGCACCTTTAAGTGAAGAAGAGCTAACAATACTCACTCGAGAAATGGTGGTTACTGCAGAGAAGGATAACGAATATGAAGTGGCCAACTGGTTAATGAAAGAAATGGACTTCTTGCAATACGGTGAAAGGTATTATTTCAAAGTGGATGGAGAGTATTCACATGAGGAGTCGCTGTTAAGGCAGTTAGTTTATAAGAGTGTAGGCAGTCAAAAGACTAGATATGTCGATGAAGTTATTAAACAGATGGAGTATCGGTGTAGGAAGATACCACAGGATACAGTTTTCAATATTAAGTTTAATAATGGTTATTTGAGAGATGGAGAGTTCAAGGACATCATTGTTGACGACTTCACTCCGTATAATATTGACATTGACTATGATAATGAAGCAAAGCCTGTTGAGATTGTGGACGAGTATATCAACAAGTTGACAAACAGTGATGAAGATTACAGGAATTTACTACTCGAGATACTGGGACACACTCTGGTGGTAGATCCAGAGTTCAAAAGGATGTTAGCCAAGTTTTTTATCTTTATCGGCGATGGTGGGAACGGAAAAGGGACTTTGCTTCAAATAATAAAGACGATTTTAGGTTCAAAGAATGTGACTGGACTTGGAATTAAAGAGTTAAGCGATGAAAGATATCTGACATCATTTAAAGGGATGTTGGCCAATCTTGGAGATGACATTCAAGACCAAGCGATAAACGATAAAGACATGAAGATGCTCAAAAACATATCAACATGCGACTTTATCAGCACAAGAGAATTGTACAAGAGTGCGGAGTCAATGTACTTCACAGGGAGTCTGATTTTTACATCAAATCATATCTTAAAATCATGGGAAAAAGGAAAAAGCTACAAAAGACGTGTTTTATGGTTGCCGATGTATACAAAAGTAGAAAAGAAAGACCCACTTTTCATAACTAAACTGACCACACCGGAAGCACTTGAGTATTGGATGAGGTTGATTGTAGAAGGATACAAGAGGTTGTATGAAAATGGTGATTTTACTGAGTCGGAGATAGTGAACATATTTAATGAAAGTTATCACAGGGAGAATAATCCGGCACTTGATTATATTGAAGGTAGAACGATGGAAGATTTTGAGGACAAGCCTCTTGCAGATATTTACAGAGACTATCAAGACTGGTGCGAGGACAATGCGGTCGATTATAACGCTAATATGATTTCAAACATAATGACTAATCATTTTGGCTTACAAAAGAAAGTTAAGTGGCTTAATGGTAAAAGCATAAGATGTTTTACGAATGACTAA
- a CDS encoding DUF3310 domain-containing protein gives MRRRENKPKHYRLDGLNIETKDVIKSVLGKDGYKNFCHGNILKYVMRANKKNGRQDFEKAREYINWVLEE, from the coding sequence ATTAGGAGGAGAGAAAACAAACCGAAGCATTACAGACTAGACGGACTGAACATAGAAACAAAAGATGTCATCAAGTCTGTGTTAGGTAAAGATGGATATAAAAACTTCTGTCATGGAAATATCTTAAAATACGTAATGCGAGCAAACAAGAAGAATGGTAGACAGGACTTTGAAAAAGCTAGAGAGTATATAAATTGGGTGTTGGAAGAATGA
- a CDS encoding zinc ribbon domain-containing protein — MNIETLKEITKKIGNNLLDADELEPPLIVNWHADIQRLLDKNIPIPTRDVKLDIDDWESQCPVCDEIVDVEAKYCAYCGQAVEMDW, encoded by the coding sequence ATGAATATAGAAACTCTTAAAGAAATTACAAAAAAGATAGGAAACAACCTATTAGATGCCGATGAATTAGAACCGCCATTAATAGTTAACTGGCATGCTGATATTCAAAGGCTGTTAGATAAAAACATACCGATTCCAACAAGAGATGTGAAATTAGATATTGATGATTGGGAATCACAGTGTCCGGTTTGTGATGAGATAGTGGATGTTGAAGCAAAATACTGTGCATACTGCGGACAAGCAGTAGAAATGGATTGGTAG